The genomic window GACGAGTACAATATTAAAGTAGTACCAGAATATACTGTAGAGGGTAGATTAATAGGTCATATAGTACTAGGGAATGAACTTATAACAAAAACAATTAATGAAATGAGAGCAGAAGGCATAGAATTTCCTCAAAAACTAGAATGGATGATAAAACATATGATTTTAAGCCATCATGGAGTATTAGAATATGGCTCCCCTGTAGTGCCACTATTTCCCGAAGCTTTCTTGCTTCACATGATGGATAACTTAGATGCTAAAATGTTTGTTTTTGATGAAAAAATTACAACCTCAGAAGGTGAGGACGAGTTTTTCACACCATATGACAGCTTTTTTGAACAGCTTTTCTTTAAATATCGTTATTAACTAAAGGTTGAGAAACTTTGTTTCCCTTATTTTAAAAAAAAGAAAGCCTATTTTGGCAGTGATATCAAATTGAAAAATTATAATTATAAAGAATAAGCCACTAGGCTTATTCTTTAGTTATGTGTACTGCAGTTCCATAAACTAGTACTTCTGCTGCTCCGCTCATTACTTGTGAACTGACAAAACGTACTGCTATTATGGCATTTGCTCCTTTTCTATCTGCTTGCTCAATCATACGGTTTTTAGCTTCCTCTCTAGCTTCATCAAGCATTTCACTATAACCTTTTAATTCTCCACCTACGAATCCTTTTAAAGTTGCAGCTATATCTCTTCCTAAATGCTTTGCCCTAATAGAGCTTCCTTTGACAATTCCATATACTTCAGTTACCTTATACCCTTTTAATTCATCAGTAGTGGTTACTAACATTTAAATTCCCCCTCTTAAAAATTTTTTTTAGAATAAATATACAAGTTTAAATAAAATAGCATCACAGTAAGAATTGCTATTACTATCATAGGTGCTATTGCAATTGTATTTAAGAAAAATATATTAGTGCCTACCATATAGCTATAAACATGTAGTTGTTGTAAGGCTTCAATCCTACCAGGTACAGAAAGCAGTATAAAAAATATAATTGAGCCAATTATTGGCCAAATCACATCTTTTGAAATAATTGATAACAATATAACTAACCCATATAGGAATATAGATACAATAGTCATTTGTAAAGAATACTTTAAAACTAATGCCCAGCTAAAACTATATTCATAATATGGAGCCAATATAGCAGGAAGACTACACCCGATTAAAATTAAAACTATGAGCATGCTTATACCAACAGAGATTTTGGTAAGAAAGACATTACCACGAGTCAAATTAGACAGTAAAAAACTATTTGTATCATTTTCATTTTCACGTGCAAATGTTGAAAATCCTAATAATATTATTCCTAGAAGAATTATTTGATAGAAATTTTTGCCGAACCATTGTGACCATACATATAAATCAATACTCTTCATAAGCTGTTGAATTTGCTCAATTAATAATTCGGGTGGCAAGTATCTAACTAAAATAGAATGTCTTAAAGCTGCCTCTATCTGGGTTATATCTACAAATCGTAAAAAGTAATCATAGTGAGCTAAAATAAAATAACCTAATCCAATTAATAAAGCTATCAAAAAAAGAAAACGATATTTTAAATCCCAAGCTTCTTTAAAAAAGAGGTTCACTAGTTTACCCTCCTTCCTTCAACAGAGTTTAGAAAGATGTCTTTTAGGTTTGGTTTTACTAACTCTGATCTAGGTAAAACATTCTGGAGCGTTGTTAGTTCTTTTTTGCTCCCTTTTAATAAAATATAATTATTATGTTCTTGAGTACGAATAGATGCAATTTTTATTGAGGTGCTTTTGAGTAAATCTAAATCGTCATTATTTAATACTATTAGTGATAGCTGTTCTTTAAGGTCATCTACATTGCCATTTAATATAATACTTCCGTTTTTTATAATAGCAGTAGAATCAGAAATCTCTTCTACTTCAGATATTTGATGTGAAGAAAAAACAATAGTTTTACCCTCTGTACTTTCATCTCTTACAACACTAAGCAACCGCTCTTGCATAACTGGATCAAGTCCTCTAGTAGGTTCATCAAGTATAAAAAGCTTAGCTGGCTTAGCAAAGGTAATTATTGTGTATAGCTGTGTTTTCTCTCCATAGGAAAGAGTAGATATTTTTTGTGTTGTTTTTAATGGAAAAAGAGTAAATAACTCATGTGCTTTTTTTATATCGAAATTTGGAACTACATTTTTAGCAAAATGAATCATCTGAGCAATAGACATGTTTTCATAAAGGTTCTTATTTTCTGGCATATAACTAATTAAACTATTTAAATTATTTCTGTCATTTGCATCATAGTTATAAACATTAACATTACCTTTGTAATCTTTTATTAGGTTTAATAAAATCTTTAAAAAAGTAGTTTTACCAGCTCCATTTGGCCCTAATAAACTAAAGATACTTCCTTCATTAATAACTAAATTGTTGATTGAGAGGTCAAATTTAGATTTATTGTAGGCTTTAGTTAAGTTAGTAACTTTAATTGCAGTCACTGTTATTCACCTCCATATATAGTATTAAGGGTTTCATCAATTAGTATTATTATTTCATTTTTGCTTAAATTATAATTTTTTGCTTTTGTCATTGTTTCTTCTAAATCAAACTTAACTTCTTCTTTAACTCTTTGCTTGAGTTCATCTTTGTCAGGCATTTTTATAAAATTTCCAACACCAGGGCGTGAGTATATGAACCCTTCTACCTCTAACTCTCGATAAGCTCTGGCAACTGTATTTGGATTTACCTTTAATTCCTTTGCAAGTTCCCGAATAGAAGGAACCATTTCATCTTTTTTTAGTAATCCAGCAAGAATACGGCTTTTATAACCACTTACAATTTGCTGATATACTGGTTCCCCTGAATGAAAATCGAGCTTTAGCCATATCAAAATACACACCCCTCCTACTGCACTAACTGTAATATCTATATTAATACAGTAAAACAAAAAAAGCAATACTGCTTTTTAATTTTAAATTCTTGATTATTGTTAATGAAAGCCAACGGCTTTCATTTTATAAAAAGGGAAACGAAATTTCCCA from Candidatus Syntrophocurvum alkaliphilum includes these protein-coding regions:
- a CDS encoding GntR family transcriptional regulator; amino-acid sequence: MIWLKLDFHSGEPVYQQIVSGYKSRILAGLLKKDEMVPSIRELAKELKVNPNTVARAYRELEVEGFIYSRPGVGNFIKMPDKDELKQRVKEEVKFDLEETMTKAKNYNLSKNEIIILIDETLNTIYGGE
- a CDS encoding ABC transporter ATP-binding protein, which encodes MTAIKVTNLTKAYNKSKFDLSINNLVINEGSIFSLLGPNGAGKTTFLKILLNLIKDYKGNVNVYNYDANDRNNLNSLISYMPENKNLYENMSIAQMIHFAKNVVPNFDIKKAHELFTLFPLKTTQKISTLSYGEKTQLYTIITFAKPAKLFILDEPTRGLDPVMQERLLSVVRDESTEGKTIVFSSHQISEVEEISDSTAIIKNGSIILNGNVDDLKEQLSLIVLNNDDLDLLKSTSIKIASIRTQEHNNYILLKGSKKELTTLQNVLPRSELVKPNLKDIFLNSVEGRRVN
- a CDS encoding YbjQ family protein — protein: MLVTTTDELKGYKVTEVYGIVKGSSIRAKHLGRDIAATLKGFVGGELKGYSEMLDEAREEAKNRMIEQADRKGANAIIAVRFVSSQVMSGAAEVLVYGTAVHITKE